In the Leishmania infantum JPCM5 genome chromosome 2 genome, one interval contains:
- a CDS encoding small GTP binding protein rab6-like protein: MNSAGTGAPNKATGVSASSSSMQKHKLVLLGDQSVGKTSIITRFMYDTFDQQYQPTIGIDFFSKTVHLEDDRDVRLHLWDTAGQERFHSLIPSYIRNSAATVVVYDITSRPTFFSAFKWIDEVRSESGDDVVIMLVGNKVDQASERREVSAEEAMKKASECNVLFMEVSAKHGTNIKHMFRQVAAALPAPASTGGGAGVNGATPSSAGGVGAAGASGSGAAAPGISAGQFGGVVRSPFLITPSAMQVASNGTGGAGEADGASSNAQGGRGGACC; encoded by the coding sequence ATGAACTCagccggcaccggcgcaccGAACAAGGCCACTGGCGTGTCGGCTTCCTCGTCATCCATGCAGAAGCACAAGCTGGTCCTTCTTGGCGACCAATCCGTTGGCAAGACGAGCATTATCACCCGCTTCATGTACGACACTTTTGACCAACAGTATCAGCCAACGATCGGCATCGACTTCTTCTCCAAAACAGTTCACCTGGAAGATGATCGCGACGTCCGGCTGCACTTGTGGGACACGGCGGGGCAGGAGCGCTTCCACTCGCTGATCCCCAGCTACATCCGCAACAGTGCCGCGACCGTGGTGGTTTACGACATCACTTCCCGTCCCACGTTCTTCAGCGCCTTCAAGTGGATTGACGAGGTGCGCTCAGAGAGCGGCGATGATGTCGTCATCATGCTCGTCGGCAACAAGGTCGATCAAGCCTCGGAGCGGCGTGAGGTGAGCGCCGAGGAGGCAATGAAGAAGGCGTCCGAGTGCAACGTGCTCTTCATGGAGGTGAGCGCCAAGCACGGCACAAACATCAAGCACATGTTTCGGCaggtcgctgccgcgctgccggcaccggcTTCCacgggtggcggtgccggtgttAATggggcgacgccgtcgtctgctggcggcgttggcgcagcgggtgcgagtggcagtggcgcagcagcgcccggcATCAGCGCTGGCCAATTTGGTGGCGTAGTCCGGTCACCATTCTTGATCACTCCATCCGCGATGCAGGTGGCCTCGAACGGCACCGGGGGCGCTGGCGAGGCGGACGGTGCCAGCTCCAATGCGCAGGGcggtcgcggtggcgcttgCTGCTGA
- the SCGR1 gene encoding phosphoglycan beta 1,3 galactosyltransferase, protein MSDGEHLRQGHLSSLALVLNRYGADDDGGGGGPTAYRCKASKANGALASSATTQSVMGTGRTDQDGWRGASSQHPSGRGSQHASAHTVNSAPTLPLPPQPPHMLAAMKIASVAHTTPVPPMKAHGSTCSMWGELHVAAGAAAVEGSVRPNRRDRAGLEENDARLLPLFLPSAPSAAAAAPPGTFRGSNWHRRPCACWRGRCSQVWLRMGSAAQTGHRWLRRCLRGTLEDAEREKGASRRQKRKLGVRGFLLVSIVCIALMVFGVYSCVVRRLRRPHVPSWNGTLSILVQHEDAPRRMRLQYSRKVKWIHLPSWTLRVVPARCEDCLDHDTYVIALQRAVDGLERMQREDNARQRAELQAPHQQQEGHQPDAFGVGSGAAFNVGAHGETAAPLTTAALEDLLKAKGGPYAVFANIGAPLGKIGPMLFAMRSVTDGVDVEAELPRWKWLRHASISSEARAVRPPPYIAVMGIHSADTVSHAQLRDAQRSTWFRYTVVARSENDFQGRLLPLYIIAAQEREAATDPTWVGQDEDTGPAAAAEFYRPTLQEFADATNFYRALAVSLSSGGAALGGFSYRQRRMSLRPEWGTSDLTSSPCDHIISSTVHGSADSPRPPLAVLAEHLRLPIIPAFTAAARFLCEASSGLWMEALQHSDVLWIDMLADRRETAKTERGDSRWRMAAQVGMTQRTVLWLEYAYHAFPDAPFIVKSYDDIYIKVPQIVSDFAYVLNGRRHRDLDANLMDNDGNAPLPVDAVSGAGDTLRTGAPLGSASQLRLPHSPESECVHWGLRDEKRFLQRQHMMTRKLARVVLEKPQEAYGTKGLRDVALLSMRDFNPIFADIYTEVAMTEEDRFIGSVLHGRRARAAQLCPHRRITRVEETMSRFHDLRRDARGIVTWASVALHRCTPADMYYLHTNYFVEEHRLSGGTTPAEAAAAEKAAQERGAQWIRANINASLGPGWDNLNPVLWVPYSAHPEDAKPGIFLVQDGVAVYNITF, encoded by the coding sequence ATGTCGGATGGGGAGCACCTCCGGCAGGGCCATCTTAGCAGCTTAGCTCTGGTGCTGAACCGATACGGAGCCGACGacgatggaggaggcggcggccccaCTGCATACAGGTGTAAGGCAAGCAAGGCCAACGGCGCTCTAGCGAGTAGTGCGACAACCCAGAGCGTCATGGGTACCGGAAGAACGGACCAGGACGGCTGGAGAGGCGCATCCTCGCAGCACCCATCCGGACGCGGCTCGCAGCATGCATCTGCCCACACAGTAAACTCGGCACCAACATTGCCattgccgccgcagccgcctcacATGCTCGCGGCGATGAAGATAGCGTCCGTCGCCCACACAACACCGGTGCCACCAATGAAGGCTCACGGAAGCACCTGCTCCATGTGGGGTGAGCTCCACGtggctgctggagctgccgctgtggaGGGCAGCGTGCGGCCCAACCGACGCGACAGAGCAGGTTTAGAAGAGAACGATGCCCGACTTCTTCCACTGTTCTTGCCATCCGCGCCGTctgcggccgcggctgccccACCAGGCACCTTCAGAGGAAGCAACTGGCACCGTCggccgtgcgcgtgctggcgGGGGAGATGCTCGCAGGTGTGGCTGCGGATGGGCTCCGCTGCCCAGACAGGTCACAggtggctgcggcgatgCCTGAGGGGGACGCTCGAGGatgcagagcgagagaaaggtGCCAGTCGACGGCAGAAACGGAAACTCGGGGTGCGAGGGTTTCTCCTGGTCAGCATTGTCTGCATCGCGCTCATGGTCTTCGGCGTCTACAGCTGTGTTGTGCGTCGACTGCGTCGACCCCATGTGCCGAGCTGGAACGGCACGCTGTCCATCCTTGTCCAGCACGAGgatgcgccgcggcgcatgcgcctcCAGTACTCGCGAAAGGTCAAGTGGATCCACCTGCCGTCGTGGACGCTGAGGGTGGTGCCGGCACGCTGCGAGGATTGCCTCGATCATGACACGTATGTgatcgcgctgcagcgggctGTCGATGGACTGGAACGAATGCAGCGTGAGGACAACGCGAGACAGCGAGCCGAGTTGCAGGCGccccatcagcagcaggagggTCACCAGCCAGATGCCTTTGGAGTCGgtagcggcgccgcctttaATGTTGGTGCACACGGTgagacagcggcgccgctcacgACGGCGGCCTTGGAGGATCTCCTCAAGGCGAAAGGCGGCCCATACGCGGTGTTCGCCAACATCGGCGCGCCACTGGGAAAGATTGGCCCCATGCTGTTCGCGATGCGCAGCGTGaccgacggcgtcgacgtggAAGCCGAGCTGCCTCGCTGGAAATGGCTGCGACACGCCAGCATCTCCTCGGAAGCCCGCGCTGTGAGGCCACCACCCTACATCGCCGTCATGGGCATCCACTCCGCTGACACCGTTTCCCATGCTCAGCTGCGggatgcgcagcgcagcacgtgGTTCCGCTACACCGTTGTTGCCCGCAGCGAGAACGACTTTCAAGGACGTCTTCTGCCCCTGTACATCATCGCGGCACAggagcgcgaggcggcgacggacCCGACATGGGTAGGCCAGGATGAAGACACCgggcctgcggctgcggcggagtTTTATCGACCGACGCTACAGGAGTTCGCTGACGCGACCAACTTCTACCGCGCACTTGCCGTGTCGCTTTCGAGCGGAGGCGCGGCGCTTGGCGGTTTCTCATATCGTCAGCGACGCATGTCGCTCCGGCCGGAGTGGGGCACATCGGATTTGACGAGCTCTCCTTGTGATCACATTATCTCATCTacggtgcacggcagcgccgacagcCCGCGAccaccgctggcggtgctggccgAGCACCTTCGGCTTCCCATTATTCCAGCGttcaccgcggcagcgcgcttcTTGTGCGAGGCGTCGAGCGGTCTTTGGATGGAGGCTCTTCAGCACAGCGACGTGCTGTGGATCGATATGCTGGCGGACcgcagagagacagcgaAGACGGAGAGGGGTGACAGCCGCTGgaggatggcggcgcaggtgggCATGACCCAGAGGACGGTACTGTGGCTGGAGTACGCCTACCACGCCTTCCCTGACGCGCCCTTCATTGTCAAGAGTTACGATGACATATACATAAAAGTGCCACAGATAGTGAGCGACTTCGCCTACGTTTTAAATGgtcggcggcaccgcgacCTCGACGCAAACTTGATGGACAATGACGGCAACGCACCGCTTCCCGTCGACGCTGTCAGTGGTGCTGGTGATAcgctgcgcaccggcgcccCACTTGGCTCCGCCtctcagctgcgcctgccaCACTCACCAGAGAGCGAGTGCGTGCACTGGGGTCTTCGAGATGAGAAGCGCTTTTTACAGAGGCAACACATGATGACTCGCAAACTGGCGCGCGTCGTGTTGGAGAAACCGCAGGAAGCCTACGGAACCAAAGGACTGCGggacgtggcgctgctgtccaTGCGCGACTTCAACCCCATCTTCGCCGACATCTACACCGAAGTCGCGATGACCGAGGAGGATCGCTTCATCGGAAGCGTTCTGCACGGCcgacgcgcgcgtgccgcgcaGCTCTGTCCGCATCGCCGCATCACGCGCGTAGAGGAAACCATGTCCCGCTTTCACGATCTGCGGCGCGACGCCCGTGGTATCGTGACGTGGGCGTCTGTGGcactgcaccgctgcacccCGGCGGACATGTACTACTTGCACACGAACTACTTTGTGGAGGAGCACCGgctgagcggcggcaccacgccagccgaggcggcggcggccgagaaggcggcgcaggagcgtGGGGCACAGTGGATACGCGCGAACATAAACGCCTCGCTGGGGCCCGGCTGGGATAACCTGAACCCGGTGCTGTGGGTGCCCTACAGCGCACACCCGGAGGATGCGAAGCCAGGAATCTTTCTTGTGCAAGACGGTGTGGCCGTGTACAATATCACCTTTTAA
- the SCA1 gene encoding phosphoglycan beta 1,2 arabinosyltransferase, translated as MRGDSTASLGLTARASETHSCAEGRNQTGTQVTQLSHAHSRPSFPRRHHRCAMLVSCITIMYLLCTLQFLIVEPDVSRENAAVSGHETRTNISSPAIRFMANELELPPIRVMAADHACAVCTNGVVYAQTGEEGGPAAAASRPDNVTAMVCRKVLKEEVDVLTSVEECVARLHRLGMLHAVATREEDVNASCVRVTVPAIVGRMSGGSDSCPAFLAEIRPGIDKHAKLQVWFPRMPSWPLPGSRALPYVGTAAVRDTDVDRDVAPPASLEITSDGSTIVLRFGRDTTSTVPEAFELRCPTHFFSVLVGRWGRQHNQLQELLHGLAFARASNRTYVLPSFTPDTSLPYVRYDASSLYGFNAIRREGRYCLVTNAEVKLIFAQLQAMGVVMDMRRVDYIGVLKPPLSPPQMAQERVRRWWVLPPVRDGVREYNLESWLADSRSSSPPLHSVADHRADSVLFRESVEPLMGDDLFRTPTEAEQYSRWDRIKMFASRMLEVLGGDHVGDDAAGEAAQVRMAVLSGVVAYFLHPQLEEVTRLFGLLRPSAHVSAEVDRVYSKSAAALGWPTAGSTKDADGRLVMRDTLRPANFKGVIGIHARRRERTCRAEAMRLWGTNFALTVDRYTVDSTNPNWAGVNSTVSSIESDCSWTAGSAVELYLQYAHWLRANMSATFGHDHVPTSYVAYDDQSGPMADNMERVMQRLPAAVIVKGIGNVTAQYPRRFVASYDSRIKTSFKAVYSAARAKAEKKLQVPAKSSNYSTLLQKALVNTLYEPGLREMQAMSFDYIVLTNTGVFRGNVISSVATNVMLRRWGRGLPSHGLLAGYLESFYKGFF; from the coding sequence ATGAGGGGGGACAGCACAGCGTCGCTCGGCCTCACGGCAAGGGCCTCCGAAACTCACTCATGTGCTGAGGGGCGAAACCAGACGGGTACGCAAGTGACACAGCTGTCGCACGCACATAGCAGGCCCTCTTTTCCTCGGCGTCACCACCGCTGTGCCATGCTCGTCAGCTGCATCACAATTATGTACTTGCTCTGCACGCTGCAGTTCCTCATCGTTGAACCCGACGTGAGCCGTGAGAATGCCGCCGTTTCAGGCCACGAGACGAGGACCAACATATCCTCGCCCGCGATAAGGTTCATGGCGAATGAACTAGAGCTGCCACCCATCCGCGTGATGGCTGCCGATCACGCATGCGCTGTGTGCACCAACGGTGTGGTGTATGCTCAAACCGGCGAAGAGGGCGgtcccgctgctgcggcgagcaGGCCTGACAACGTGACCGCTATGGTGTGCCGCAAGGTTTTAAAGGAGGAGGTCGATGTGCTGACATCCGTCGAGGAGTgcgtggcgcggctgcaccgcctcggaATGCTGCATGCGGTCGCAACccgcgaggaggacgtgaacgcgtcgtgcgtgcgtgtgacgGTGCCCGCGATTGTGGGCCGCATGAGCGGTGGCAGTGACTCATGCCCCGCGTTCCTGGCTGAGATACGTCCGGGGATCGATAAGCATGCGAAGTTGCAGGTGTGGTTTCCGCGCATGCCGTCGTGGCCGCTACCGGGGagccgcgcgctgccgtaCGTCGGGACTGCGGCTGTGCGTGACACGGACGTTGACCGCGACGTTGCGCCGCCCGCGTCGTTAGAGATAAcgagcgacggcagcacgaTCGTGCTACGGTTTGGCCGTGATACGACGTCGACTGTGCCGGAGGCTTTTGAGCTGCGGTGCCCGACGCACTTCTTCTCCGTCTTGGTTGGGCGCTGGGGCCGCCAGCACAaccagctgcaggagctccTGCACGGCCTCGCCTTTGCTCGCGCGTCGAACCGCACGTATGTGCTGCCATCCTTTACGCCGGATACGAGTTTGCCGTATGTGCGCTACGATGCGTCGAGTCTATACGGGTTCAACGCGATCCGGCGCGAGGGGCGGTACTGCCTCGTCACGAACGCCGAGGTGAAGCTGATcttcgcgcagctgcaggcgatgGGCGTTGTGATGGACATGCGCCGCGTGGACTACATCGGCGTCTTGAAACCGCCTCTTTCCCCCCCGCAGATGGCGCAGGAGAGAGTCCGCCGGTGGTGGGTGCTTCCACcggtgcgcgacggcgtgcgCGAGTACAACCTCGAGAGCTGGCTTGCCGACTCGAGGTCGTcctcgcctccgctgcacTCCGTGGCGGACCACCGCGCTGACTCGGTGCTGTTCCGCGAGTCTGTGGAGCCGCTGATGGGGGATGATTTGTTTCGCACCCCTACCGAGGCTGAGCAGTACAGCCGCTGGGACCGCATCAAGATGTTCGCTTCGCGCATGCTTGAGGTGCTTGGCGGCGACCACGtgggcgacgacgcggcaggTGAGGCCGCGCAGGTGCGGATGGCCGTGTTGTCCGGCGTGGTGGCGTATTTCCTTCACCCGCAactggaggaggtgacgcGGCTGTtcgggctgctgcgcccgTCCGCGCATGTGTCTGCGGAGGTGGATCGTGTGTACTCGAAgagtgctgcagcgcttggGTGGCCGACGGCTGGTTCGACCAAGGACGCTGACGGGCGGCTTGTGATGCGCGACACACTACGGCCTGCAAACTTCAAGGGCGTGATCGGGATTCATGCGCGCCGTCGTGAGCGTACGTGCCGTGCCGAGGCCATGCGTCTCTGGGGCACAAACTTCGCGCTGACGGTCGACAGGTACACCGTCGACAGCACGAACCCGAACTGGGCTGGCGTGAACTCGACGGTGTCAAGCATCGAGAGCGACTGCTCGTGGACTGCGGGGTCTGCGGTGGAGCTGTACCTGCAGTACGCGCACTGGCTTAGGGCAAACATGTCGGCCACGTTTGGCCACGATCACGTGCCGACGAGCTATGTTGCGTACGACGACCAGAGTGGGCCGATGGCAGACAACATGGAGAGGGTGATGCAGCGACTTCCCGCGGCGGTGATCGTGAAGGGCATCGGCAACGTAACCGCGCAGTACCCGCGACGTTTTGTGGCGTCGTACGACAGCCGCATCAAAACCAGTTTTAAAGCTGTTTACAGTGCTGCGCGGGCGAAGGCGGAAAAAAAGCTGCAGGTGCCCGCAAAATCGTCGAATTACTctacgctgctgcagaaggcgtTGGTGAACACTTTATACGAGCCTGGTTTGAGGGAGATGCAGGCCATGTCGTTCGACTACATCGTGCTCACGAACACGGGGGTGTTCCGCGGCAACGTCATCTCGTCTGTGGCGACGAACGTGATGCTGCGCCGTTGGGGCCGTGGACTCCCCTCTCATGGTTTACTGGCTGGGTACCTCGAGTCGTTTTACAAGGGCTTCTTCTGA
- a CDS encoding putative protein kinase yields MEERFDWMTFGDDVSGAQAGSAAPPSTGADEDVPIFLREDVGMVRAGASHATAASESTGVDSENGAPAFLAVCPGADVAPRLSGGWSSEGSPVWDGSLRQQQKPSSTAALGHPGGAGDVQAAPSAALYADQPSAAVLHFTGDSGRSWGALHRVRILGKGSYGCATLYSMKDAASGGVEPTHAVVVKDINMQTMLNPAEEVLAVQNELKVLRTVLGHPNLVQYVDALFDTRPPTYPMSFIMMEYCAGGDLAAVMDGRRSDSATTNGAPSSPPSIPLAITTASTAAGPDILTEPCVASLFIQVAVALQSLHTEYGILHRDVKPHNIFLLEDGITVRLGDFGISTQLDRVGDTAKEACGSPYYMAPELFEERAYGAAADVWSLGVVFYQLIARQLPFTAASAAELRSLVCRGRCTPLHDLQNEAASRYSRQFKELVSSLLTVDAAARPTLRRVLRHKYVRESLKYVPASVLTAKKPLPPARVPSAGAMPSSSLQRFSADGLYAGLFGSDVVEQAVSQAVHAGVYPIVSRVHSA; encoded by the coding sequence ATGGAGGAGCGCTTCGATTGGATGACGttcggcgacgacgtctcCGGCGCGCAAgcgggcagcgctgcgccgccctccaccggcgccgacgaggacgtGCCCATCTTCCTGCGGGAGGATGTTGGAATGGTCCGGGCGGGCGCCTCGCAtgcaacggcggcgtcagAAAGCACGGGTGTCGACTCAGAGAACGGAGCGCCGGCTTTTCTTGCTGTGTGCCCAGGGGCTGATGTGGCGCCCCGCTTGAGTGGCGGCTGGTCATCGGAGGGTTCGCCGGTGTGGGATGGCTCTCTCCGGCAACAGCAAAAGCCGTCATCGACTGCAGCGTTGGGCCACCCGGGGGGCGCTGGCGACGTGCAggcagcaccgtcggcggcgctttACGCTGACCAGCCCTCCGCTGCTGTCCTGCACTTCACAGGGGACAGCGGGCGCTCCTGGggtgcgctgcatcgcgtTCGCATCCTCGGCAAAGGCAGCTACGGCTGCGCCACCCTGTACTCCATGAAGGACGCGGCCTCCGGCGGGGTCGAACCAACGCACGCGGTCGTGGTGAAGGATATCAACATGCAGACCATGCTGAACCCAGCAGAGGAGGTGCTGGCTGTGCAGAACGAGCTGAAGGTGCTTCGCACCGTGCTGGGGCACCCGAACCTGGTGCAGTACGTCGATGCCCTATTTGACACGCGACCGCCCACCTACCCGATGTCGTTCATCATGATGGAGTACTGCGCTGGTGGTGACCTTGCGGCGGTGATGGACGGTCGCCGCTCAgacagcgccaccacgaACGGGGCGCCATCCTCACCACCATCCATCCCCTtggccatcaccaccgcatCCACGGCGGCCGGGCCTGACATACTTACCGAGCCGTGCGTTGCGTCACTCTTTATTCAggtcgcggtggcgctgcagtcgctTCACACCGAGTATGGCATCTTGCACCGAGACGTGAAGCCGCACAATATCTTTTTACTGGAGGACGGCATCACGGTCCGCCTCGGCGACTTTGGCATCTCCACGCAGCTCGACCGCGTCGGCGATacggcgaaggaggcgtgCGGGTCGCCGTACTACATGGCACCGGAGCTGTTCGAGGAGCGGGCCTACGGTGCGGCCGCCGATGTTTGGTCCCTCGGCGTTGTTTTCTACCAACTCATCGCGCGACAGCTGCCCTTCACGGCCGCCTCAGCGGCGGAGCTCCGTTCGCTTgtgtgccgcggccgctgcacacCCCTCCACGATCTCCAAAACGAGGCTGCGTCACGCTACTCGCGACAGTTCAAGGAACTCGTGAGctcgctgctgacggtggacgcggcggcgcggccgacGCTGCGTCGTGTGCTGCGTCACAAATATGTGCGAGAGTCTCTCAAGTATGTCCCCGCGAGTGTGTTGACGGCGAAGAAGCCACTGCCGCCTGCACGGGTGCCTTCCGCAGGTGCAATGCCCTCATCGTCGTTGCAGAGGTTCAGCGCAGACGGGCTGTATGCCGGCTTGTTTGGCAGTGATGTGGTGGAGCAGGCGGTGTCGCAGGCCGTACACGCTGGTGTGTACCCCATTGTGAGCCGTGTCCATTCGGCATAG
- the SCGR2 gene encoding phosphoglycan beta 1,3 galactosyltransferase — protein sequence MEEEFASSAAKRRGNAGVGAGYVPLHSSTFQHLTAPLMRNDGCAGERTKLQHEFSNDTNEYAFSNSSTSPSLFTGRAWALRSTEQRAHASATSDPNLPRPKCPAISGGTGKTRHRQSFLHAGNRRPLRLAMAMVVAACILLSSLTVLLFRDSALPLKPRRILNITTLQPIEELRGWAQGTGVLVQHEGALTRLDLTAAQRACIVAGTPYAACELVRLSAKELPSWTLHVLKKKCHDCMDTHTYRTTVKAVQLHKRHGVYATSSAPLGRVGPMLLAMTSVTDDVNVRTELPQWEWLRHVYGEGFPTAGGAGEGAAQPRTPYLAVMGIPSTDQPARAALREAQRRTWLTYQEVARTENHFDAALLALYVFAAVEPKVAPNASESSSASARNGTSAAEPRRGRLSALLPTTAEYKAATEALLAATAQAEGIDDLADEGIVQRRMELRRDWNIAAVEDTPCAEVVSRRVTVGAETSALSYLSGALSLPVTPAFTSPAEYVCHASSALWQEALTHRNVVWIDMMTDRRPTTNKKIGEDGKWGLPVEVGMSQKLILWLEYAYHAFKDVPFIIKGDDDAYVKVPQFLSDVRYVRNGVKRGRFPPPPPRHPVMTGAGGSPTTQAATPRRVVHNYDRLPVDRTKCFYWGSGRRMLGVRFNAGMLLMLHRRLAQVILEPPQSSSDADLRMLAVADYSNDRRSLYRQAGLHHEDVMIGVTLRNRYNRSMELCDDETIWYVKEGYDRFHDLHRGKLNTVTWSTVVAHRCRPADAYFLHYYFQNEYSASTVEIARGDDREELAIEAAAEWVAEQRNAFPDSVPGWDDLPSVLWTHGASAAPEYVVATGDDVAVYNYSYQYWRDSSTFVWNGYRSSR from the coding sequence atGGAAGAGGAGTTCGCCAGTAGCGCTGCGAAACGAcgcggcaacgccggcgtcggtgcTGGCTATGTACCACTGCATAGTAGCACCTTCCAGCACCTGACGGCACCTCTTATGCGCAATGACGGGTGCGCTGGAGAACGCAcgaagctgcagcacgaATTTTCGAACGACACAAACGAGTATGCCTTCAGCAACTCGTCCACATCGCCGTCGCTCTTTACGGGGCGTGCATGGGCGCTCCGTTCGAccgagcagcgcgcacacgcgtcaGCGACCTCCGACCCGAACTTGCCGCGCCCGAAGTGCCCGGCtatcagcggcggcacaggtAAAACGCGGCATCGACAATCTTTTTTGCATGCGGGTAATCGCCGCCCTCTGCGGCTTGCAATGGCGATGgtcgtcgccgcctgcaTCCTTCTCTCGTCACTCACCGTGCTGCTATTCCGCGATTCTGCTCTCCCATTAAAGCCGCGGCGTATCTTGAACATCACCACACTGCAGCCGATAGAAGAGCTGAGGGGCTGGGCCCAAGGAACTGGCGTCTTGGTGCAGCATGAGGGCGCCCTGACGCGGCTCGACCTCACTGCTGCTCAGCGAGCCTGTATCGTGGCCGGCACTCCGTATGCCGCCTGCGAGCTGGTCCGCCTCAGCGCCAAAGAGCTGCCCTCGTGGACACTGCACGTTCTGAAAAAGAAGTGCCACGACTGCAtggacacacacacttacCGCACCACTGTGAAAGCCGTGCAACTGCACAAGCGCCATGGCGTGTACGCgacgtcgtctgcaccgctGGGCCGCGTCGGGCCGATGCTGCTGGCGATGACGAGCGTGACGGACGACGTGAATGTGcgcacggagctgccgcagtgGGAGTGGCTGCGGCACGTGTACGGTGAAGGGTTTCCGAccgcgggcggcgctggcgagggggctgcgcagccgcggacACCGTATCTTGCCGTGATGGGCATCCCGTCGACGGATCAgccggcgcgtgctgcgctgcgtgaggcACAGCGCAGGACGTGGCTGACGTAccaggaggtggcgcgcacgGAGAACCACTTcgatgccgcgctgctggcgctgtacgtcttcgccgcggtggagccCAAGGTGGCCCCGAATGCATCAGAGAGCTCTTCAGCATCCGCGCGCAACGGCACGTCAGCTGCCGAGCCGAGGCGAGGGCGCCtgagtgcgctgctgccgacgacggcggagtACAAGGCTGCCACCGAGGCGCTTCTGGCGGCGACTGCGCAGGCCGAGGGCATTGACGACTTGGCCGACGAGGGCATTGTGCAGCGCCGGATGGAGCTCCGCCGCGACTGGAacatcgctgccgtcgaggaCACACCGTGTGCGGAGGTGGTCAGCCGCCGCGTGACTGTCGGCGCGGAGACGTCTGCGCTGTCGTACCTGAGCGGCGCCCTGTCGCTCCCCGTGACACCCGCGTTCACGTCGCCGGCGGAGTACGTCTGCCAcgcgtcgtctgcgctgtggcaggaggcgctgacgcaCCGCAACGTTGTGTGGATCGACATGATGACGGACCGCCGGCCGACCACGAACAAGAAGATCGGCGAGGACGGCAAGTGGGGCCTTCCCGTGGAGGTGGGAATGAGCCAGAAGCTGATCCTGTGGCTGGAGTACGCGTACCACGCCTTCAAGGATGTGCCTTTCATCATCAAGGGCGATGACGATGCCTACGTGAAGGTGCCGCAGTTCCTGAGCGATGTGCGGTACGTGCGCAACGGGGTGAAACGCGGGCGTtttccaccgccgccgccacggcatcCGGTGATGACCGGGGCGGGAGGCTCGCCGACCACACAGGCCGCGACGCCGAGGAGAGTCGTGCACAACTACGATCGGCTGCCAGTGGATAGAACGAAGTGCTTCTACTggggcagcggccgccgcatgCTGGGCGTTCGCTTCAATGCGGGCATGCTGCTcatgctgcaccgccgcctcgcacagGTTATACTGGAGCCGCCACAAAGCAGCTCCGACGCCGATCTGCGCatgctggcggtggcagaCTACTCCAACGATCGGAGGTCGCTGTACCGTCAAGCGGGTCTGCATCACGAAGACGTGATGATCGGCGTGACACTCCGGAATCGATATAATCGCTCGATGGAGCTGTGCGATGATGAGACGATCTGGTACGTGAAGGAAGGCTACGACCGCTTCCACGACTTGCATCGCGGGAAGCTGAATACCGTGACGTGGTCAACCGTCGTagcacaccgctgccgaccAGCCGACGCGTATTTCTTGCACTACTACTTCCAGAACGAGTacagcgcctccaccgtgGAGATAGCGCGCGGGGACGATCGGGAGGAGCTGGCGatcgaggcggcagcggagtgGGTGGCAGAGCAGCGTAACGCGTTTCCTGACAGTGTACCAGGGTGGGACGATCTGCCGTCGGTGCTGTGGACGCATGGGGCGTCCGCGGCACCGGAGTATGTTGTTGCGACCGGTGACGACGTCGCCGTGTACAACTACAGCTACCAGTACTGGAGGGACAGCTCTACCTTTGTTTGGAACGGCTACAGATCGAGTCGGTGA